A genomic window from Solirubrobacterales bacterium includes:
- a CDS encoding TetR/AcrR family transcriptional regulator produces MSPAVKTGAYREAARDLLRASLLDAAGELMTDAPWTEISMAAIATRAGVSRQTLYNEFGSRDVFAQTYALRAADRFLTDVEEAFTSWPDDPYRALETGFARFLELAESDPMVRHIVVRDPGADELLSLFTSRGGPVVELATKRLAKKMTDTWPQAAPDAANTLAEGLVRLAISHAGLANGSKEDSVRQVLELLSPFIDQHLSV; encoded by the coding sequence GTGAGTCCAGCTGTCAAAACCGGTGCCTACCGCGAGGCCGCGCGTGATCTCCTGCGCGCCAGCCTGCTCGACGCCGCCGGCGAACTGATGACCGATGCGCCGTGGACCGAGATCTCGATGGCGGCAATCGCGACCCGGGCCGGCGTCAGTCGTCAGACGCTCTACAACGAGTTCGGCTCGCGCGACGTCTTCGCCCAGACCTACGCGCTGCGCGCCGCCGATCGCTTTCTGACTGACGTCGAAGAAGCGTTCACGTCTTGGCCCGATGATCCCTACCGAGCACTTGAAACGGGATTCGCACGGTTCCTTGAGCTTGCCGAGAGTGACCCGATGGTCCGGCACATCGTTGTTCGCGACCCCGGCGCCGACGAATTGCTCTCGCTCTTCACTTCGCGCGGTGGCCCTGTCGTGGAACTTGCGACCAAGCGCCTCGCCAAGAAGATGACCGACACCTGGCCGCAGGCTGCGCCCGATGCGGCGAACACGCTTGCCGAGGGGCTTGTCCGTCTGGCGATCAGCCACGCAGGGCTCGCCAATGGGAGCAAAGAGGATTCAGTGCGCCAAGTGCTCGAGCTGCTCTCCCCCTTCATAGACCAACACCTTTCCGTTTAG
- a CDS encoding rubredoxin has protein sequence MQVSKFECPECGYIYDEVEGNPREGFPGGTKWSEVPDDWNCPDCGVRDKIDFDQVG, from the coding sequence ATGCAAGTGTCAAAGTTTGAATGTCCCGAATGCGGATACATCTACGACGAAGTCGAGGGCAATCCGCGCGAGGGCTTCCCAGGCGGCACGAAGTGGTCCGAGGTTCCCGACGACTGGAACTGCCCGGACTGCGGCGTGCGCGACAAGATCGACTTCGACCAGGTTGGTTGA
- a CDS encoding alkane 1-monooxygenase has product MLGLLIPCVPFIAWGLVELTGITALWYAGPVVVFVLFPIFDQVIGTDSENPPDSVLAWLEADKYYRFVVFAYIPLQYAGLVFASYQWAYGGLSTLESIGLALTMGTVSGIAINTAHELGHKREKSERWLSKVALAQTWYGHFFIEHNRGHHVRVSTPEDPASSRFGESFYEFWPRTVWGSLTSSIEIEKKRLDRTGDGFWSVKNDLLQAWAMSLVLYVALTAIFGWVVLPYLIIQGVMGFSLLEVVNYLEHYGLMRQKKEDGRYERCQPSHSWNSNQIASNVFLYHLQRHSDHHAHPTRRYQALRDFEEAPDLPSGYATMIVAALFPPVWRRVMDRRVLDHYNGDITKVNILPRKRDRIIKRYGGGTGGQAEGGPSQQATAGA; this is encoded by the coding sequence ATGCTCGGCCTATTGATCCCGTGCGTCCCCTTCATTGCCTGGGGGCTCGTCGAACTGACTGGAATCACGGCCCTCTGGTACGCCGGACCGGTCGTCGTCTTCGTCCTTTTCCCGATCTTCGACCAGGTGATCGGCACCGACTCCGAGAATCCGCCAGACAGCGTTCTCGCTTGGCTCGAGGCCGACAAGTATTACCGCTTCGTCGTCTTCGCATACATCCCACTGCAGTACGCCGGACTCGTGTTCGCGTCTTATCAGTGGGCATACGGCGGGCTTTCGACGCTTGAGTCGATCGGACTCGCGCTGACGATGGGAACGGTCAGCGGTATCGCGATCAACACCGCTCACGAACTCGGCCACAAGCGCGAGAAGTCAGAGCGCTGGCTCTCGAAGGTCGCGCTCGCGCAGACTTGGTATGGGCACTTTTTCATCGAGCACAACCGCGGCCATCACGTTCGCGTCTCAACGCCGGAAGACCCTGCGAGCTCGCGCTTTGGCGAGAGCTTCTACGAGTTCTGGCCGCGCACAGTCTGGGGCAGCCTCACCTCATCGATCGAGATTGAGAAGAAGCGCCTCGACCGCACTGGCGACGGCTTCTGGTCGGTCAAGAACGACCTTCTGCAGGCCTGGGCGATGAGCCTCGTGCTCTACGTGGCCCTCACGGCAATCTTCGGCTGGGTCGTGCTGCCGTACCTGATCATCCAAGGCGTCATGGGCTTCTCGCTGCTGGAGGTCGTGAATTACCTCGAGCACTACGGCCTGATGCGCCAGAAGAAAGAAGACGGTCGCTACGAGCGCTGCCAGCCGAGCCACAGCTGGAACAGCAACCAGATCGCGTCGAACGTTTTTCTCTACCACCTGCAGCGTCACTCCGACCACCACGCGCACCCGACCCGCCGATACCAGGCGCTGCGCGACTTCGAAGAGGCGCCGGACCTCCCGAGCGGTTACGCGACAATGATCGTCGCCGCGCTCTTCCCGCCGGTCTGGCGCCGCGTTATGGACCGGCGCGTGCTCGACCACTACAACGGCGACATCACCAAGGTGAACATCCTCCCGCGCAAGCGGGACCGCATCATCAAGCGGTACGGTGGCGGCACGGGCGGTCAGGCAGAAGGCGGACCGTCGCAACAGGCCACAGCTGGAGCGTGA
- a CDS encoding SDR family NAD(P)-dependent oxidoreductase encodes MSKILEETVALITGASSGIGEATAIMLAEQGASVAVAARRKDRLDDLVKRIEEAGGTALAIEGDMTDRAQAEATVERTVEVLGRLDTLFNNAGVMLLGMAERQDVDDWERMVDINIKGLLYTAHAAIPHLVSAAESSPRGVSDLINTSSVAGRIARPGSAVYNLTKFGVSAFSDALRQEVTERHVRVSAVEPGYVATELTTHLSERAQQSFEERLGHVDALQAEDIAEIVSFIVTRPKHVAINELLVRPTEQVS; translated from the coding sequence ATGAGCAAAATACTTGAAGAAACAGTCGCGCTGATCACCGGCGCAAGCAGTGGAATTGGCGAAGCGACGGCGATCATGCTGGCAGAGCAGGGAGCATCGGTCGCGGTCGCCGCGCGCCGAAAGGACCGTCTGGACGATCTGGTCAAGCGGATCGAGGAGGCCGGCGGCACGGCCCTCGCGATCGAAGGCGACATGACCGATCGCGCGCAGGCCGAGGCAACTGTCGAGCGCACGGTGGAGGTTCTCGGCCGACTCGACACGCTCTTCAACAACGCCGGCGTGATGCTGCTCGGCATGGCCGAACGCCAGGACGTCGATGACTGGGAGCGCATGGTCGACATCAACATCAAGGGGCTGCTTTACACGGCACACGCCGCGATCCCGCACCTCGTGTCGGCGGCTGAATCGTCCCCCCGCGGGGTCTCAGACCTGATCAACACGAGTTCGGTCGCCGGTCGCATTGCGCGCCCGGGCTCCGCGGTTTACAACCTGACCAAGTTCGGCGTCAGTGCGTTCTCGGATGCGCTCAGGCAAGAAGTGACCGAACGCCACGTGCGCGTCTCGGCCGTCGAGCCGGGCTACGTCGCGACCGAACTCACCACGCATCTGAGCGAACGCGCTCAGCAGTCGTTCGAGGAGCGACTTGGCCACGTGGATGCGTTGCAGGCCGAAGACATCGCCGAGATCGTCAGCTTCATCGTCACCCGGCCCAAGCACGTTGCGATCAACGAGCTGTTGGTGAGGCCGACTGAACAGGTGTCCTGA